The following coding sequences are from one Grus americana isolate bGruAme1 chromosome 30, bGruAme1.mat, whole genome shotgun sequence window:
- the LOC129197895 gene encoding RIMS-binding protein 3-like produces MTRNVAGRGLVARSCASPRRGPARAPGSLAQKEEQRQELEALRAELEEERLHTQELRRRFAAETRELKAALDREQQLLAQRLQCEWEQRQAQSVRQLQELNQRQRVAETRQLLRWKEAELREGQELLQREFTAAARQARDLQRQLAEEMARPTRSIREARSKLRDVLSQLPWETDGDQPAHIRHLQNQLQLERRLFIKYILQRFEGELPASPGTAQPEGPSGHQGRQEMQSSCSSGQNGPQALEALQKRLLESPSAGQRTTRKAVADAQLQVPEGEDVVLPGSTCSQLLGQNTRLQRLLEELARQQSALETENRLLTKDGSAEACKEAERLQQKNAQLAALALQLAEKSRHLQATIDRLVSSCKPLPTQSSAEEPCMASFPQQRDGDMGEPAGALLVGDRRDDVSHKVPEELQAQVAADEGGSSDVSTRCPACEELQLQLVEVTDANSRLVEENARLWGQMGWTQQVQAENADLKGHLARVADERDSAIRTNICLQTQLQEAERELKAMREMAERSQQLGKELEETKLALQRKEEEGRRLQRAETEVYREHNKTLQLFQAQLIELNGQYRKLNKQRQQLYQELGRLGRERSDRINSRPLQAQLAADKETVLWEAMRKQPSELRAFIARYSYDPFDGPNQQPELELPLVAGQYVYVFGDVDEDGWYVAELTNGTRGFVPSNLVEEVSDDGQSDDTGASAETSD; encoded by the coding sequence ATGACGCGGAATGTTGCGGGCCGGGGGCTGGTGGCGCGCAGCTGCGCCTCGCCCCGCCGGGGCCCGGCGCGAGCCCCCGGCAGCCTTGCgcagaaggaggagcagaggcaggagctggaagcGCTGCgggctgagctggaggaagagcGGCTCCACACCCAAGAGCTGCGCCGCCGCTTCGCTGCCGAGACCCGGGAGCTGAAGGCGGCTTTggacagggagcagcagctcctggcacagcGGCTCCAATGCGAGTGGGAGCAGCGACAGGCTCAGTCGGTgcggcagctgcaggagctgaaccAGCGGCAGCGGGTGGCAGAGACCCGCCAGCTGCTGCGCTGGAAGGAGGCTGAGCTCCGcgaggggcaggagctgctgcagcgggAGTTCACTGCCGCCGCTCGCCAGGCGCGGGACCTGCAGCGGCAGCTGGCTGAGGAGATGGCGAGGCCCACCAGGAGCATCAGGGAGGCCAGAAGCAAGCTCCGGGACGTCCTCAGCCAGCTCCCGTGGGAGACGGATGGCGACCAGCCCGCCCACATCCGCCACCTCCAgaaccagctgcagctggagaggagacTCTTCATCAAATACATCCTGCAGCGGTTCGAGGGCGAGCTGCCCGCCTCCCCCGGCACGGCCCAGCCCGAAGGCCCTTCTGGGCACCAGGGGCGTCAGGAGatgcagagctcctgctcctctggccaAAACGGGCCCCAGGCCCTGGAGGCACTCCAGAAAAGACTGCTGGAAAGCCCCAGCGCTGGGCAGCGAACAACACGCAAGGCTGTGGCAGATGCTcagctccaggtgccagagggGGAAGACGTggtgctgcctggcagcacGTGCAGCCAGCTCCTGGGGCAGAACACCCGCCTGCAGCGTCTTCTAGAAGAGCTGGCGAGGCAACAGAGTGCCCTTGAGACAGAGAACCGCCTCCTGACAAAGGACGGCTCTGCAGAAGCGtgcaaggaggcagagaggctgcagcagaaaaatgcgCAGCTAGCTGCCCTTGCCTTGCAGCTGGCAGAAAAATCCAGGCACCTGCAGGCAACCATCGATCGCCTGGTCAGTAGTTGCAAGCCACTGCCCACCCAAAGCTCCGCTGAGGAACCGTGTATGGCATCGTTTCCTCAGCAGAGGGATGGAGACATGGGAGAGCCTGCCGGAGCTTTGCTGGTAGGGGACAGGCGGGATGACGTCTCCCACAAGGTGCCTGAGGAGCTTCAGGCCCAAGTGGCTGCAGATGAAGGGGGCTCCTCTGATGTGAGCACCCGCTGCCCAGCTTGTGAGGAGCTACAGCTGCAGCTCGTGGAGGTGACAGATGCAAACAGCCGACTGGTGGAAGAAAATGCTCGCCTCTGGGGGCAGATGGGTTGGACACAACAGGTTCAAGCTGAAAATGCTGACCTGAAAGGGCACCTGGCGCGAGTGGCAGACGAGCGAGACTCTGCCATCCGAACGAACATCTGCCTTCAAACCCAGCTGCAAGAGGCAGAGCGTGAACTGAAAGCCATGAGAGAAATGGCAGAAAGGAGTCAACAGCTGGGGAAGGAACTGGAGGAGACAAAGTTAGCGCtccagaggaaagaagaggaaggcaggcGTTTGCAGAGGGCTGAGACAGAAGTATACAGGGAACACAACAAAACCCTGCAACTCTTCCAAGCCCAGTTGATTGAACTGAATGGTCAGTATCGGAAGCTAAACAAGCAACGCCAGCAGCTCTATCAGGAACTTGGAcggctgggaagagaaagatcCGACCGCATCAATTCCAGGCCGCTCCAGGCTCAGCTGGCAGCAGACAAAGAGACCGTCCTCTGGGAGGCCATGAGAAAACAACCGTCAGAGCTTCGAGCATTCATAGCTCGATACAGCTATGACCCTTTCGATGGTCCCAATCAGCAGCCTGAACTAGAGCTTCCTCTAGTTGCTGGACAATATGTTTACGTCTTTGGAGACGTGGATGAAGACGGTTGGTATGTGGCAGAGCTGACCAACGGCACAAGAGGATTTGTCCCCTCAAATCTTGTGGAAGAGGTTTCAGATGACGGACAATCTGATGACACCGGAGCCTCCGCAGAGACAAGTGACTGA